agcttccgcccagggcccaatgaaggttctagcctgagtagtccgccaaccccccctgcaacaggcccgagcagttaccagagggcgtcggaccgctagggcaggcagcgccccacccgagcaggggcagcgccccaggggagagacacctctccgggcacaggcaggcacccccagagggagtcccccggacgcaggttacccaggtctccacccccaggtccgcccccgcacaccggcagggaggcccgcctccggctctccggagacaggcacacgccaaccctcaaaatggtcccaccccggcacagggccgccggtcccagcagccaccacacccccgccgcaggggacccctgcggccagccctgagtccaccaacccgttgtcccggttctttaggcaggcaggcaccaccaaccaccagtcacccccccaccactgtgccagacatgacgcagcacccgagccccacgcatccttacctggaaatggaatcaatcagagtatagttttggtcattgatttgatgaagcagacaatgtgtctaaggtggtataatctaacaagctgttcaggtattgagtaatgcttaatttttttttagttttccagttcatgaggatgattctctttgcgacacagagggcagaaagaagtgtgtgtgatgagtttgtctctagatcaagcccacttagatctcctagaagacaaagtgcaggggctgctgggattggacagcttaactgggttgacaggtgttcacatactctttgccaaaattgctgcacaggtgagcatgaccagaatgcatgtaggaatctatctgctgtgttatctgtacagtgagggcaaatatttgagtttgtgagacccatttggaacatcctttgtcctgtatagtgagttctatgaagaattttgtattgtattagttgtaaatttgtattttttgtcattctgaataaattagaacatatgttattccagaatgtgtaattagtggtgatattgagatcagcttcccatttagagatcggaaggctcactgtctggtctacattggaaattaagatatagattttggatactgtccttttccctgatatatcaataaatcgctctattactggtggtggttgcatgtggatggcagtattcttactttttgcattaagtattgactttagttgttggtattctaagaaattggcactagtgatttcatagtgagatactagttcttcaaaagaggtaaacttgtctcttgtgaaaacatgtttcagatgtgttatccctttgatatgccaagttggaaagtgtattgcctttttgttttgtatgatgtctggattgttccagagaggtgtgttttggcaaagagtaagcgaagacccattaattttaagaaactcccaccaggcttgcagagatgcttttatgctaatgttctggtaacaactatgatgtttgattttggtgctgataaagggcagatctgcaactttaatatttccacaaaatgtttgttcaatgtctatccaggaggagtctgctggcatgggttttatccatttgtggacatggttcagtctattggcaagaaaatagtggtggaagttaggtagttctaggccgccgcagcgtctggatttttgaagagtttttaaactaattcgtggtggcttggttttccacaaaaactgtgagatgtaggagtctaatgtcttaaaccacgcctgggctggctgagttggaatcattgaaaatatgtaattaatttttggcaggatcatcatttttatggtggcaattcttcccataagtgaaatgggtaaggactgccatcttttgaggttggcttctatttgttttaatagtggattgtaatttagatcaataagctctgatagcctagacgacaattcaatgcccaagtatttaatgtttcctgaatggagtgtggtagaggagatgttagtcaccttaaggttaagtggtagcactatagatttggtccagttaatagagtactctgaaagtcctgagaattcatctatgaggctgatagttgtaggaagagacgtctgtggctcaaggagaaacagtaacacatcgtcagcatataaacttattttatgatttactgatttggtcgatattccagtaattccttcatgctgtcttattgctgcggctagaggttcaataaatattgcaaatagtgatggggacagtgggcagccctgtcttgtccctctatgcagattaaaccttggtgagatctggttgtttgttctgactgcagcgtttgctgagttgtataatatttggatccagtctatgaatgtttccccaatgccgaatttgtgcagagtggctaaaagaaatttccagtttactctatcgaaagctttttctgcatctaaggagacgatggctgtctctagtttatggatggtgacataatcaattaaattaattagtctgttcatattgtttgttgactgtctacctttaatgaagcctgtttgatcagagtgaattatatatggagtgattttttctagtcttctagcaagtgctttacacactatttttagatctacatttattagtgaaattggtctataactcgatgggagtgtagggtctttccctggtttttgaagcaggcttatgaaggcagaattcatatttgtgggtaatgaatgttgttgtttaatttcagctaacattttgtaaaagctgggtgccagcatggaccagaactctttataaaattcagttgggaatccatctggtcctggagcttttttattgggcatctcctgcagagcttcatgtagttctgccaaagataacaatgagtctagagttgtagattgttcttcatttagctttggcagttctagtttattcagaaacgcctctatggctgaggtgggtggatctatttgggacgtatataactcttggtaaaagtttttaaaggtatcatttatttcatggggatcacgagtaatgttgccttccttattagttattgaatggatgatttgtttctctttattattttttaattggttagctagaaatttaccacatttattagcatggtcaaaattctcccagcgtaattggtctatctgaaactgagttttgcaatcaattatattatttaatttcagctttagattctttaggtcttctaggacatcattggttggagaggctgcatatttaatctctagagattttattttttgctctaattctaattcaagtaacatgtccttttttttcttgtgtgatgaatatgaaataattctaccgcgcataactgccttcccagtctcccaaagaacacagggtgagatttccggtgtatcgttgatttctataaaggttttccattctctcctgacataactgatgaagtcttgatcattgagtaatgatgtattaaacctccaattcctggttgatggtgtggctgtcttaatcaacgaaatggacattggtgcatgatcactgattgtgatagagtgaatattggtgtcagagacatcttgtaagactgagttatttactaaaatataatctatacgggagtgagagtggtgaactggcgagaaaaaggtatattccctggatgtaggatgaagagaacgccatgtgtcacagagaccaaagtcatccatgtactgtcttaaggtctgtactgattgccagttcctgttgctcacagctttgcttagcctgtccaactctgggttaaatactaaattaaagtcccctcctactataagtttggaaccagagtgagcagacagtgatgtgaagaagctgtgaaagaaagaggggtcgtcagcattagggccatacacattagctatgcaatattcaatgtttcctatcaagatattaatgattatatatctcccttctggatctacaatggtatcgttatgcgtaaagttaatctttttatttatcaggatggcgacccctctttgtttagaattgtaaccggctaagtaagcatgtgggaactctgctgatgccagagtgtaatttataattttgggaatatgagtttcctgtagtaaaacaatgtctgcttgtagggttttcaaatggttaaatattttaaatcgtttctccttcttattgattccacgtacattccaagtgacaatcttcagtggtgtcatatcttacctgactgctgtggatcactagtcttgtgtgtatgtagtgtgacagactttaggtgtgtggctaaccttaagtacctgtgtattctgagttgtgtgttatctatgtatgtgcatgtgattcccctgtgcagtagatgtttgtgtgtggctgctggagggctacatagctggctgactacgtgggagaagaatcgaggaaagaaggatgtacacagtgtggagtgaaagtaggtgaaggaaaaagagtaaagggaaggaaaattaaagtgaaaggaaagtgggtgattacgtatggtgagcgctttgcaaagtgagtgagtgagtgacattagaatgacaataaacatttatatgaaacatctgcgagagaacgagtttgaatactggatgtaaagttataacacatagttgcattacatctattgttttttttttaacaaaccttatacattaaaccattgtttttacataccacctgctagtagagccacggagttgcttcccggtcccggtagagctctccgttgacgtacagtttgtcgacgctgatgacggccctgcagccttctgccatgaacctcttacggatggggaacagtcggcggcggcggtcgaggatctccttggggaactgatcgTTGACGCTGAAGtcagttcccttcagctgtctgccccggctcttaaccagttccttctgcttaaagtcatgaaacttggcaacgatgggtcgaggacgctggccatccggtcgtcttcctcctagtctatgcgaacggtggaacgccatcttgtcaacaacttccgctgggatcttcatctgttgtttaatgaagtttttaattgtggtttccgtgttttcctccgcctgttctggaatccccgagaacaccaggttgtccctcatgctgcgggcctgcagatcgatgataccttcttttatttttttattttcggccgctagctgagccacatcctccgtcagggactgcaccgttcctttcagggcctcgttctcggtggcgagagaaatcacctgctgctggctaaattccagggagtcgcggagggccataaactctttgtggaggagttccactagcgccagacgtgcgtcgaaacttgttatttttttttcgatggactccaggatgtccgtgatgtttttatccgccgagctagctccaggtgactcaggtgagtcagacggacgggaacgcttgtttggagccgtctcctttttccccattaccagacgctcgaagcactcgtcgatgtactcgaaactttcttcggtgttatccagaatggtagggtggttgattattttccgaaaaataaggtagttatttacttaaattggcggatagtttgtcgcgctgttgtttactaccggtgtcgcgccgccttgttgaattcctcgtgctgttctcgcagagtctcgcgttctctcacagcatcgcgtcaaTGTAAGTGCCAAACCCTCTTTATTTTATAGATTATTAAATATCCCTGTTGTTGATGTCCAACATGTTGTATGTGGTCCCTTCATTCGCCTCCTGCTGAGGACACGCTCCTGTCGCCACAGGCTGCAAAAGCAGCAATAACACACTTGTGGAGTGTGTCAGAAATATGTGCTGGGTCAAATTCTTGACCCTTGAGTGTACAGCTAACACTCTAGTCTGCCAGTATAGCATCACTGGAAGAGGCTCCAACACAGCCCCACTTacagtgacattttaaaagatgAAGTATTTGAAGTAGGATTAATGGCACATTAGGCGTCATTAGTCTGCTTCAAATTGCCTTTTGTATCATAATGTCAGGAATCTCACTGGAGTAAAGcatctgcatttgtgtgtatttcatttACTAACAAGGCTCAATGTGAACTTAGATGTACATTATACAGAAGAGCACAACGAGCCTTTCTTCTCTTTATGAGCCTCTGTTGTTTCATCTTTCATGTGCAGCAGCAAAGGGATTCCCTACAGTTATACAGTACGCCAGTGTTTTAGCATTAGGAATTGTCATTTACAATGTAAATGAGGGTTCCAGCTCGAGTTCTGCTGCTGTAGGGAATGAATTATAGATGAGTTTGCATGCTAAAGACAAGTTTAATAGCTTTTATACAACGCAGTGCAGGAGCCTGTGATATTGTATTACTGTCACAGTTTTCTTTGAAACCCATTTCAATGAATCAgggcttttttcccctctttccaAGTCCGAAAGAAATTCTCATGAATAGCAACAAAAGTGAGCTCCTTGACAAGTGAGAAAATATTTTGGCCCCGAATCAAAAGATGCCATCTGCCCGAGAGGCTTGTGTCAGCGGTTTAGCCATATCTACCACATCTCTGCGATCAAGACATGGCTGCAGCGCAAACGCTCGCGCCGAGTGACGTCTGGGGACAGAAGTAGTGGGCGGAGAGAGATACGATCTGAGCTTGGCAGCCGCTTTGATGTGAGCCGAGGCGTTCGCCGATTACAGCGGCTCCGTCTTTTGTGCTCAGGCCTTTTTTCGTCCCATTTGGGGTAGACCCTGCAAAAGCCAGCTGCCCTCCTTTTGTCCAACACTGAGCCTGGAAATCTCGGTACACGTGTATCCGAATTGGATTGGAGCGGAATGTTGAACGTACACTATAAAACCTGTAGCTGGCAGCAGGATGAGGCTTTAGGTTGTCTACCATTCTCGCTGCCAGTGTGATTACACCGAGTAGGCGTAATGAGAAATTTGcaaatgagcacagacatgcacatgattattatttattatataaggGAATtctgactttatttttaactgTTCTCTGTGCAGCACATCACAGGATCTAGTCTTACCAATATGAAGTGGAGCGGCCGCGTTACAGACAGGCCTCACATTCACCAGCAGCGGTGACAGCGTCGCCTGGGGAGGCGTTCGTCCTCGGCCCAAATAGTGTTAGCGGCtgggaaaaacaacagcaacacaaagcgTGTTATTACATTTTCAGGCAGCCAACACTCTGTGCTGACAGAGACGGTACTATTCTGGCCCGGAGCTACATCAATAACACTTCAAAATTAGTGACTTACTACTGTTTATTCACCGGCTTTTCACCGGCCCAAGCGATTGGCAATTACGCCAGGGCCgcgcgtgtgtacgtgtgtgcgtgagcgtgtgccGACGCGTGTGACAGGGGGTGGTTGTGCGTTAAACTCCCCCGGGAGAAACCTTAAATCGTTGCAGTTAATCCTGTCAGCA
Above is a window of Betta splendens chromosome 22, fBetSpl5.4, whole genome shotgun sequence DNA encoding:
- the LOC129603598 gene encoding uncharacterized protein LOC129603598; translated protein: MGKKETAPNKRSRPSDSPESPGASSADKNITDILESIEKKITSFDARLALVELLHKEFMALRDSLEFSQQQVISLATENEALKGTVQSLTEDVAQLAAENKKIKEGIIDLQARSMRDNLVFSGIPEQAEENTETTIKNFIKQQMKIPAEVVDKMAFHRSHRLGGRRPDGQRPRPIVAKFHDFKQKELVKSRGRQLKGTDFSVNDQFPKEILDRRRRLFPIRKRFMAEGCRAVISVDKLYVNGELYRDREATPWLY